The Apium graveolens cultivar Ventura chromosome 10, ASM990537v1, whole genome shotgun sequence nucleotide sequence tattcaatACCCTAATTTGTTTCAAAATAATTTGTAAAATATTGACTTCTAATATTAATGTAGAATATATTTTTGGTCAACATATATTTGCTACTGTCCTAATCACCATCAAAGTAAAAATTTAAATGGTATTAGTCACTTGGAGGATTAGAGTTGAATATCATCATCAATTGTATGTTTCTGCCTGCTTCCAGGGATAAAGAATGAAACACAAAATTCTAATAATTTGATCAAAGTGCCTAATCAACCCATGGTATATTGTATACACGTTGATATAAAGGAGTTTGATGATGCTTTATTCGTTAATATTTTTCCTTCTGTCTTTATTAGCCAAGCGTGAAGAAACTTGCAATGAGTGCTTTTTGCTCTTGGGTGCGAGCATACAGTGCTCATCGTGGTGAGCTAAAAAGTATTTTTGTGGTAAAGAAACTTCATTTGGGCCATGTGGCAAAAAGTTTTGCGTTGAAAGAACAACCATCTTTGGTGGGAAAGTCCTTCCAGAAGCAATTGAAGAAGAGAAACCGAGACCAGAAACAGAAAGGAGGATCAAAGAGGAGACGTATTGTTGGTAAATCATAATTTTGATTTTTACTATATTTAATTGGTAGCTAATACGGGTTAGAGAATTTTGTAAACACAGTATTAGACCCCTGTCATTATTGTCACCCATTATAATCAATATGGGGCTCACACTTTTTTATTTCTTCCAAGTCTTAATTGGAAGTTAGATAGGGCAAAACAACTATATGGTTGTACGGGGTTTGTACCTTGTGACTTATTCACAATGGTCCAGTTGTGAAATGAAGTGTGGTTGACAATTCACATCAAATTTTGTATCTATAATTAACTGGTAAAGATTTCGTAGTTGCCCTAAAAGATTCTTGGTCTGCATGTCGTTTCCTATCATAGTATTTGTACTTTCTGTACATCCTTGTTAATAATTGTTAAACTTGTATGAATTAGTAATCTTTTTTAGCTTTAAAAGCAGAAAATTATACGTAAAGTTCTTTTAATTATGACATGTTGACGAGTACAAGGTACTAGCCATCTCAAGTCTCAGCCAAGTTGTGTTGCTGGCTTGTATTATTGATGTTGAATGTGATTTGGTTTGCAAAGTTGTAGAGTCATCTCACTTGTATTGTTTTTTATTCGCATTATCGTGATTAGAAGTAACATATCGGGATTTGGCACAAATGAGGCATTGTTTCCTCAACCGAAGTCTAGTGCGCCTACTAGTAGTTCACTAGAAGTTACTCTTCCAAACCTAGCTCTTAAAGAGTGAGGAGTATGTACTTCCCTGGCAAGAAAAGAAAACGATATGCCAACACCCTCAGACTTTGGAGTTGTGTTTTCTAGGTTCAATGTGTTCAGTTGTAATCACACCTAATATGCAGGTACTAATCATCGTTTTGGACCACAAACCTAAAATGTCGATAGCAAATTATACAAAATCTTGATATATCCTTTTCTAAATCATAGGAGGAGCCAAGCTAATCTATCTTTAAACCAAAACAACTGACTTGTGAACGACCATTAAACCAATGATGAGGTTGAAGTTATCCCACGTCTAATAATATTCAGATTCAAGTTGCTGGGTTGAGCTGTAGAGGCCCACAAATGTACCTATTCGTTTATATCATGGCCCAGCATTTATTAATTTCAAAACATAGCACATGTAATTTGGCCCACTTAAGTCCTAATCCAATCCTCCAGGAGCCCTTCCATTACtcattttgaaaataatttttttttaatgaTATTACTATAATCTAAAAATATTCTATAAAAATACGTTGCAACCAGAATGCAATCAGTTGTATCAAGTTTTTTTGGTTACATTTGAGATTGCTGTTAGTTGCAGATTTATGTCGAGATTGCATGTAATTACATCCGAGTTGTAGAAAATTCATGAAGCttatttttacaaataaaagttAAAAAGAAACAtgtttttgcaaacttttttaAAAAGTGATTGTATATTAGTTAAAATATATTTGTAGTTGGGTGTTTTTTCAAAAAAGCTCCATTTAGTAGGGTGAAATATAAGGCAGTCAAGTGTGTAACAGCTAGTTAGACAATATGGCGAAGTGATGTTTTTCCGTCTGAAAGGAACCCAAGTACAAATTTAAAAGGGCAGGTATGTTTTTATTTTTCATAGTATTTCCATAACAGCTATGCAGGGTACGTAATAATAAAAGCTCCCCACGTGAAGCCCAATAATATATAAAGTTTTTTATTGTATTAATATATATGCGCACAAATATAATTAATTATGCATAGAAGCTCTGTGGGCATGTCTTAATGCGTGGTGGTGGTGGAGTAGGAAGGCAGCTTGCAGGGAGGAAGGCGCAAGATGAATTATTCATGCAGTTGTCGGTGTTTAATGTGGGACTTAACTTAAATTATGTCATATGACggttattttaattttatttcttattttaattaTACATTTTGtgttttataaataaatataatattcaTTACATAATTggaaaatatttaaataaattgaatCCAAAATGATATGCAATATATATACCCACTTACATTCGCAACTCCTTCATTAATATCAAAATGtcatattatataattttattgaaaAAATTTGATATCTAATTTTATAACTCTGATATTgctcaaaatatttaaaatttaaaatggcATAGGAAAATTTGAAAACTTTGAAACTGAGCATAATAATATGAGTATGATATATTATTGTATGGTTTTGTCTGAAGGTCAAAGGGAGGTCCAGTCATCCCACTTCCTGACGATGGTAAGTGCGCCGACTTTTGCATGAATCAAGGGAATAACATTATTTTTTGGATTTGATGCTTGAGGATGAGAGGCTGCTGAGACCTAGATTAGGCTTAGGCAAACCAGGGTATTTTATTGTTTCCTTGTTTCATGCAACACAAACCATGTATACAATTATCCATTTGTTACGTTTGCGTATAATTAATTTAGCTAAAGTACGTGCCAAGTGCCAGGGTATAAAAAAGAGTTTCAAAGTAACGTGTATGTTTTTTTTTTGATCAAAAAGGAAATTCATTAACTCAACAAATCAACCGACACAAGTGTCTCCAACAAAACAGATGGAGGAGACGAGAAATCAATAAAGTTATTAAGCGCACAAGGGACTCTAGTCAGAGTATGAGCTACCTTATTCGCCTCCTTTTTAACATGATTAAGACATATTCTACTATTACTGCTTAACAGCTCTCCACACATCGCCAAGCTCTAGCAAGTTACTTTGATTCTGCTTGATTGCATTGACACTAATCAGTGAATCACTTTCGACTAGAATGGTTCCTTCTGTCATCTCCTGAGCCCATATTAACGCCTCCAAAATACCAGTAGACTCAGCCTCCGTTACAGAGACAGCTCCTGCAAACTTCAAAGTTCTCCATGCAATAAACTGACCATGGTGGTCTCTGATGACCATCCCCACCGCAAAGAAACCGTGTCCCTCCATAACAGAAGCATCAACATTGATTTTGAGCTTGCCCTCCCCTGGTTTCTTCCACTTATGATCAGATTCGTCTGTAGTATCTCCATATGTATGAGTAGGGACATGTTTGTTATTAGCTACCTGCTAGTCGTCGACCTGTTTCAAACACCAAGACTTGACTATACCAAGTGACATGGTATTGTTGTCAAAAACACACTTATTTCGAGCATAACAGATTCCCTAGAGAACAACTGACATTGTAACTAAATCTTGTACTGGTCCAGAGGCAAGGAATGAAACCAACCATTCTGAAACATACTCTATATCGTGTGCCTCGAAGTCCAGCCCCACCAATTGCCAACATTCTTTAGAAAAACTGCATTCAAAGAACAGATGCCTTAAATGTTCCACCTCACCTACACACATTGGGCAACTAATAGTGACTGGAACCTTTTTATCACGCAACCTATAGCGAACCGAAATTGTGTTCCGGCAGTGTCTCCAGAGAAAAACTCTTATTTTGTGAGGAATTGGCAGTCTCCAAAGTCGCTTCCATCCCACTGATATAAAAGTCCCCTCCCTAGTACTCTGGGACTTAGACCATTAAAAATACGCTGATTTCACTGTGTACTGTCCATTACTAGTATGGACCCAGGCACTCCTGTCACTAGTACACCCTTGTGGTATCCTTGTATTGACAATAGCGGCAGCATCCTCAGGACTAAAATGAAGATTTACCTTTTCCACATCCCACTCCCTCCTATTATCCTTAAAAAACTCACGCACCTTCGAATGCTTTGCTAGGTCGCTTGTGGCGATATAATTAACACAGAAATCATACGAAGACCTCAGCCATTTATCGCCCCCAATGTTGATCGAATCACCATCGCCCAACACCCATCTTAACCCCTTTTTCATCTCTTCCTTTGCTTCCCAAATACCAGACCACGTATAACTCGCTCCTCCAGATCTTCTAGCTTCAAGTAAGTGGCAAGATGGATAATATCTTACCTTCAAAACTCTTGTTACCAAGGCATTTAGTCTTTTAATTAAGTTCCAGCACTGCTTACCAAGAAGAGCAAGATTAAAACCATAAATATCTCTAAATCCCAAGCCACCATTATTTTTTCGACATGCACATTCTATCCCAAGCTAACCAACGAATGCCTTTGCTGTTAGCTGAGTTAGATTGCCACCAGAATACGTTCATGATTTTTTAAATTTCCTGACCCAGCGTTTTAGGTAGGAAAAAACAAGACATAGTATAAGTTGGGATCGATTGCACCACATTCTTTAATAGTACTAGTTTACCAGCGCGGGACAGAAGCTTTATACTCCAACCTTTAATTCTCTGAATCACTTTCTCCTTCAAATATTTGAAAACTAACTTCTTTGATCGACCAATTAACGATGGCAACCCGAGGTACTTACTATCTCCTATGTCATTAAACACTTCAAGCATCTGTTTGATTTCTTGTTGTTTGTCCATTCTAACATTAGAGCTAAAGAATATGGCTGATTTCTGGTAGTTAACATCTTGCCCCGACCAACTTTGATACGTGTTCAGCACACTTTTTACTGTTAAAGCTTCATTAGCAGTAGCTTTGAATAACAAGAAACTGTCGTCAGCGAACAACAGGTGGGTTACAGATGGTGCATTTGTGCAGATTCGACAACCACTTGTTTGCCCTTCCTCAGCTGCTGTTTTAAGAGCATTAGATAAGCCTTCTGTACACAGTAGGAACAAATATGGAGAAAGAGGATCTCCTTGACGGAGCCCTCGAGTTGGGACCATAGGACCAATTAAAGATCCTTGGAATGAGATGGAATACGACACCGTAGTAACACAGAGCATAACCCATTTGATCCATTTTTCCAAAAATCCCATATTAATCATTCTGCTTCTCAAGTAATTCCAATTTACACGGTCGTATGCTTTGCTAATGTCAAGTTTCAAAGCAACCTCTCCTTCTGGACCACTATTCTTTCGTTTCATATAATGTAGGATTTCAAAGGCCACTAGAACGTTGTCTGTGATATTGCGACCCGGGAAAAACACTGATTGTTCTTCAGATATGATTGTAGGGAGGATTTTCTGAAGACGGTTTGCCAACACTTTTGCCAATATCTTATAAAGAACATTACACAACACTATTGGACGTAGATCTTTGGGGTCATCTACATTGTTCTTTTTAGGGATCAATACCAGTGTTGTATCATTTACCTCTGCTGAAAAGACACCTTCCATCAACCATTGTCTACAGCAAATGAACACCTCTTTCCCGAGTAAGCCCCAGAAGTGCTGAAAGAATGCAGGATTTAACCCGTCTGGGCCACTGGCTTAATTTGGGTGCATGGTCTTCACAGCTTGCGTAAATTCTGTAAATGATAAGTCCTCTGTAAGCTTTGAGTTTTGATCACTCGTGATTCTCAATTCAGAGTCAGAAATGGTGCTGACAGGTCCTCCCCCATCCTCCGTAAAAACTTTGGTAAAATAGTTCTTCAGCAGAATGCACATATCAACATGATTAGTAACTAAAGACCCTTTTTCATTTTTAAGACATGCCAAAAATTTAAGTTTCTTACGACTGGATGTTGTTACATGAAAATATTTGGAGTTTGTGTCACCATCCTTAAGCCAAAAAGACTTGGCTCTCTGCTTCCAATACGCTTCTTCATGGCTCAAAAGATCGCCAAGCTTATCTTTCTCATAAAAATATATTTGCACTCCATCATCATCTTCTCTGTTCTTCAGCGAATCAATAATTTCTTTTTGCCTAATGACTTCTTTCCTGAATTTATGAAAAAACTCTCTCCCCCACTTCGCCATGTATTTAGAAACTTCTATTAACTTAGGCAATAAATGCATAGGTGGAAGATTATGCCAGAAACTGGATACTTCTTCATGGAAACTACTTTCCTTTAACCACGTGTTCTCAAATCTGAACCGAAATTGATTCGAGGGAATTTTGGTGTTGACCAGCTCGAGTTTTATGGGCTCATGATCAGAAACTATGGCATAAAAAATCGTTAAGGTACACAACGAAAATCTACTCCACCAGTCACTGCTAGCAAAGCATCTGTCCAACCTCTCTTGCACCCAATTCGTTGTCCCCTTGCTCTTCTCCCATGTAAAATCTCCACCCTTAAGATCAACTTCTATCAGAGAACAATCCTCAATAGTGTTCCGAAATCCATTCAACAAATTCTGAGGGTGTTTGTGTCTACCTTTCTTCTCATCATTGTGCATTAAGTCATTAAAATCTCCAAGCACACACCATGGCAGTGTTGAAGCCGAGGCCAGTGAGCGAATGAGATTCCACGACTCTTGTCTCCTCCCTCTTTCAGGATAACCATAAAACCCCGTTAAACGCCATTCACTACCATTTCTTTCTTTGACAACGAGATCAATGTGGTTATTAGAAGAGTCAAACACGTTACCCACTACATTATGCTTCCAGAACATAGCCAAACCTCTTCCCCTTCCTTGCTTATCAACTGAGAAAAAATTAGAGAAGCCTAACTTCGAAGCAAGAGCTTCTATTTTATTACTAACAGCTAATGTTTCAGATAAAAACAAGATATCAGGCTTATGAGATATCATCATCTCCTTTAAAACTCGAACTGTGCAAGATGAGCCCACACCTCGACAGTGCCAACCTATCACATTCATTGTTGATGGCTGGCTTGCCTAGCAAGCTCAGCCGGACTAGCTTGTGTGGAAACTGAGAAATCCTCGCTGGAAATATCAGCTCCTCCATGTTTCTGACTTGTCTGAACAACACTCGGGTTTTGGCCCATATTAATCTCCATAATACCCAACCCATTTTCTAAAGCCCTCATTCGCTTCCGGTC carries:
- the LOC141691390 gene encoding uncharacterized protein LOC141691390 → MEGVFSAEVNDTTLVLIPKKNNVDDPKDLRPIVLCNVLYKILAKVLANRLQKILPTIISEEQSVFFPGRNITDNVLVAFEILHYMKRKNSGPEGEVALKLDISKAYDRVNWNYLRSRMINMGFLEKWIKWVMLCVTTVSYSISFQGSLIGPMVPTRGLRQGDPLSPYLFLLCTEGLSNALKTAAEEGQTSGCRICTNAPSVTHLLFADDSFLLFKATANEALTVKSVLNTYQSWSGQDVNYQKSAIFFSSNVRMDKQQEIKQMLEVFNDIGDSKYLGLPSLIGRSKKLVFKYLKEKVIQRIKGWSIKLLSRAARRSGGASYTWSGIWEAKEEMKKGLRWVLGDGDSINIGGDKWLRSSYDFCVNYIATSDLAKHSKVREFFKDNRREWDVEKVNLHFSPEDAAAIVNTRIPQGCTSDRSAWVHTSNGQYTVKSAFSKECWQLVGLDFEAHDIEYVSEWLVSFLASGPVANNKHVPTHTYGDTTDESDHKWKKPGEGKLKINVDASVMEGHGFFAVGMVIRDHHGQFIAWRTLKFAGAVSVTEAESTGILEALIWAQEMTEGTILVESDSLISVNAIKQNQSNLLELGDVWRAVKQ
- the LOC141691391 gene encoding uncharacterized protein LOC141691391: MNVIGWHCRGVGSSCTVRVLKEMMISHKPDILFLSETLAVSNKIEALASKLGFSNFFSVDKQGRGRGLAMFWKHNVVGNVFDSSNNHIDLVVKERNGSEWRLTGFYGYPERGRRQESWNLIRSLASASTLPWCVLGDFNDLMHNDEKKGRHKHPQNLLNGFRNTIEDCSLIEVDLKGGDFTWEKSKGTTNWVQERLDRCFASSDWWSRFSLCTLTIFYAIVSDHEPIKLELVNTKIPSNQFRFRFENTWLKESSFHEEVSSFWHNLPPMHLLPKLIEVSKYMAKWGREFFHKFRKEVIRQKEIIDSLKNREDDDGVQIYFYEKDKLGDLLSHEEAYWKQRAKSFWLKDGDTNSKYFHVTTSSRKKLKFLACLKNEKGSLVTNHVDMCILLKNYFTKVFTEDGGGPVSTISDSELRITSDQNSKLTEDLSFTEFTQAVKTMHPN